One window of Myxococcus fulvus genomic DNA carries:
- a CDS encoding VOC family protein, whose product MSTQAKLPSRLHHTAYVTKDLEATRRFYEDLIGLPLVATWCESDELFGAVRTYCHTFFELADGSALAFFQFEKPEDQQLFGPEMPSSPFHHIALNVDVETQQGIEQRLRAAGYKEPDTYVLEHGYCRSLYVKDPNGMIVEFTHDSPQAITGDLLQARRAKAHQELKRWLSGDRTSNNVFR is encoded by the coding sequence ATGTCCACGCAAGCGAAGCTGCCGAGCCGTCTTCACCACACGGCCTATGTGACCAAGGACCTGGAGGCGACGCGGAGGTTCTACGAGGACCTGATTGGACTTCCGCTGGTGGCGACCTGGTGCGAGTCGGACGAGCTGTTCGGCGCGGTGCGCACCTACTGTCACACCTTCTTCGAGCTCGCGGACGGCAGCGCGCTCGCGTTCTTCCAGTTCGAGAAGCCCGAGGACCAGCAGCTCTTCGGACCGGAGATGCCGTCCTCGCCGTTCCACCACATCGCGCTGAACGTCGACGTGGAGACGCAGCAGGGCATCGAGCAGCGCCTGCGCGCCGCGGGCTACAAGGAGCCGGACACGTACGTGCTGGAGCACGGCTACTGTCGCTCGCTGTACGTGAAGGACCCGAACGGGATGATCGTCGAGTTCACCCACGACAGCCCCCAGGCCATCACCGGGGACCTGCTCCAGGCGCGCCGCGCGAAGGCCCACCAGGAGCTGAAGCGCTGGCTGTCCGGGGACCGCACGTCCAACAACGTGTTCCGGTGA
- a CDS encoding alpha/beta fold hydrolase, whose amino-acid sequence MVRTRFVEGSAGVRLAVDESGPASGAPSILFVHGLAQGRGSWEDVLRGRLAERHHLVAIDLRGHGDSDKPEGDAPYVDGAHFAGDLAAVIEQLGLLRPVVVAWSYGGVVVGDYLRSHGDDALGGLFFVAAALKTGKPARALFGAGMMSNARGLMSEDGATYEASARAFVEACAAGTLDASRVDASVRAMLRVPVNVRRALLSRAEDYSVELERCRRPVATLHGELDQVVLPAMSREVVLACARAGQGTWLPGVGHVPFLEAVPRFEDALESFVAQAATASS is encoded by the coding sequence ATGGTACGCACGCGCTTCGTCGAGGGGTCCGCAGGGGTTCGGCTCGCGGTGGATGAGTCGGGCCCGGCATCGGGTGCGCCGAGCATCCTCTTCGTGCACGGGCTCGCCCAGGGCCGTGGGAGCTGGGAGGACGTGCTGCGGGGGCGACTGGCGGAGCGGCATCACCTCGTCGCCATCGACCTGCGAGGGCACGGGGACTCCGACAAGCCCGAGGGCGACGCGCCCTATGTGGACGGGGCCCACTTCGCTGGGGACCTCGCGGCCGTCATCGAGCAGCTCGGGTTGCTCCGGCCCGTCGTCGTGGCCTGGTCCTACGGGGGTGTCGTCGTCGGAGACTACCTGCGGAGCCACGGCGACGACGCGCTGGGCGGCCTGTTCTTCGTGGCGGCGGCGCTCAAGACGGGCAAGCCGGCGCGCGCGCTGTTCGGGGCTGGGATGATGTCCAACGCGCGGGGACTGATGTCGGAGGACGGCGCCACCTATGAAGCCTCGGCGAGGGCGTTCGTCGAGGCGTGCGCGGCGGGCACGCTCGACGCATCGCGAGTCGACGCGAGCGTGCGGGCCATGCTGCGCGTGCCGGTGAATGTCCGACGCGCCCTGCTCTCCCGGGCGGAGGACTACTCGGTGGAGCTCGAGCGCTGCCGTCGACCCGTGGCCACGCTCCACGGCGAGCTGGACCAGGTGGTGCTCCCCGCCATGAGCCGCGAGGTGGTGCTGGCGTGCGCCCGCGCGGGTCAGGGCACGTGGTTGCCCGGCGTGGGCCACGTGCCCTTCCTGGAGGCGGTGCCCCGGTTCGAGGACGCGCTGGAGTCCTTCGTGGCTCAGGCGGCCACGGCGTCCAGCTGA
- a CDS encoding sensor histidine kinase codes for MWQGLAWRTAIASLLLGLLATLSAAYVTFNKTAELAAQGSARLFSEAMMQAHGEACRAAPQGWSHTFPQGLQVRAFDAATLLSGASPSERGGPDPTLVERLASGESQPMSLHYPRIEGGAWAGSILIRAAASGPCSVLEYRWPVVASRMSGALWLMLAAITFTALLAAASTFAVISPLLRRVRRLHVAASGLGGKAYASTNDAARDELGDLSRVLDVAQARVQSDAARILGQQQALERFLSNVAHDLKTPIASLQLALELASSAPAEELPELLVRGLEDTVYLTALVDNLRLACQLGEGVDPLDGEPRAALGMLVERVARRLSLLARRKQLTLEVARPDHELWARCHPTMLEQAVSNLVHNAIAHGTPGGHVVAVLEEPAPERFRLTVLDDGPGVPPEDLGRLGERLFRASGARERDPRGSGLGVAIARELCQRAHLTLDFTRNEPCGLKVVLEGARAPASS; via the coding sequence ATGTGGCAGGGACTGGCCTGGAGGACCGCCATCGCGTCGCTGCTGTTGGGCCTGCTCGCCACGCTGTCGGCGGCGTACGTCACGTTCAACAAGACGGCGGAGCTGGCGGCCCAGGGCAGCGCGCGCCTCTTCTCCGAGGCCATGATGCAGGCCCATGGCGAGGCCTGTCGCGCCGCGCCCCAGGGATGGAGCCACACGTTCCCCCAGGGGCTCCAGGTGCGCGCGTTCGACGCGGCCACGCTCCTGTCCGGCGCGTCACCGTCCGAGCGCGGCGGACCGGACCCGACGCTGGTGGAGCGGCTGGCCTCGGGCGAGTCCCAGCCGATGTCGCTCCACTACCCGCGCATCGAGGGAGGCGCGTGGGCCGGGAGCATCCTGATACGCGCCGCGGCGTCGGGGCCCTGCAGCGTGCTGGAGTACCGGTGGCCCGTGGTGGCCAGCCGGATGAGCGGCGCGCTCTGGCTCATGCTCGCCGCCATCACCTTCACCGCGCTGCTGGCCGCGGCCTCCACGTTCGCCGTCATCTCTCCACTGCTCAGGCGCGTCCGGCGGCTCCACGTGGCGGCCAGCGGCCTGGGCGGCAAGGCCTATGCCTCCACGAACGACGCCGCCCGCGACGAGCTGGGAGACTTGTCACGCGTCCTGGACGTGGCCCAGGCGCGGGTCCAATCGGATGCGGCGCGCATCCTGGGACAGCAGCAGGCCCTGGAGCGATTCCTGTCGAACGTGGCGCATGACCTGAAGACGCCCATCGCGTCGCTGCAGCTCGCCCTGGAGCTGGCGTCGAGCGCGCCCGCGGAGGAGCTGCCCGAGCTGCTGGTGCGCGGACTCGAGGACACCGTGTACCTCACCGCCCTGGTCGACAACCTGCGGTTGGCCTGCCAGCTGGGCGAGGGCGTGGATCCGCTGGACGGCGAGCCTCGCGCGGCGCTGGGGATGCTGGTGGAGCGCGTGGCGCGTCGACTGTCGCTGCTGGCCCGCCGCAAGCAGCTCACGCTGGAGGTCGCCCGCCCGGACCACGAGCTGTGGGCGCGCTGCCATCCGACGATGCTGGAGCAGGCGGTGAGCAACCTGGTCCACAACGCCATCGCCCACGGCACGCCGGGCGGCCATGTGGTGGCCGTGCTCGAGGAGCCGGCCCCGGAGCGCTTCCGCCTCACCGTGCTGGATGACGGCCCGGGCGTGCCCCCCGAGGACCTGGGGCGGCTCGGCGAGCGGCTGTTCCGAGCGAGCGGCGCCCGCGAGCGGGACCCACGCGGCAGCGGGCTGGGGGTCGCCATCGCCCGCGAGCTGTGTCAGCGCGCCCACCTCACGCTGGACTTCACCCGGAACGAGCCGTGTGGGCTGAAGGTCGTGCTCGAAGGTGCCCGCGCTCCGGCGTCTTCGTGA
- a CDS encoding GntR family transcriptional regulator, whose product MAAPSRIRVPVSEPTLASTVVDRLRADILQGGLAPGEKLRLEHLAPRYGVGRTPLREACCRLASEGLVTIEDQRGFRVAPISRADLLDLTRTRQQIETLALRGAIAQGDITWEGEVTAALHRLQRRAPASGSGVLDDTWELEHARFHATLLSACQSPWLLKFHAMLFDQTERYRRLAQAHGKAGRNVEDEHAALVKATLDRDAERACALLTEHIARTTERVLASHPGLRAVSVPAQKPLPTKTRRPRARD is encoded by the coding sequence ATGGCTGCCCCGTCCCGCATCCGGGTTCCCGTGTCGGAACCCACGCTCGCATCGACCGTGGTGGACCGGTTGCGAGCGGACATCCTGCAAGGTGGGCTCGCGCCGGGAGAGAAGCTGCGGCTGGAGCACCTGGCGCCGCGCTATGGCGTGGGGCGCACGCCGCTGCGCGAGGCGTGTTGCCGGCTGGCCTCGGAGGGGCTGGTCACCATCGAGGACCAGCGTGGCTTCCGGGTGGCGCCCATCTCGCGGGCGGACCTGTTGGATCTGACGCGGACGCGGCAGCAGATCGAGACGCTCGCGCTGCGGGGCGCCATCGCCCAGGGGGACATCACCTGGGAGGGAGAGGTGACGGCGGCGCTCCATCGGCTGCAGCGCCGTGCTCCGGCGTCCGGCAGCGGCGTGCTGGATGACACCTGGGAGCTCGAGCACGCGCGCTTCCACGCGACGCTGCTGAGCGCCTGCCAGTCTCCCTGGCTGCTGAAGTTCCACGCGATGCTGTTCGACCAGACGGAACGCTACCGGCGCCTCGCGCAGGCCCATGGCAAGGCGGGACGGAACGTGGAGGACGAGCACGCCGCCCTGGTGAAGGCCACGCTGGACCGGGACGCGGAGCGCGCCTGCGCGCTGCTGACGGAGCACATCGCCAGGACGACCGAGCGGGTGCTCGCGAGCCACCCCGGGCTGCGCGCGGTGTCCGTCCCCGCCCAGAAGCCTTTGCCGACAAAAACCCGGCGGCCTCGCGCGAGGGATTGA
- a CDS encoding beta-ketoacyl synthase N-terminal-like domain-containing protein — translation MTSHPQSATRKSTPIAIIGASCMVAGTETPEQLWQYIVAGTPRFAQVPGSRFRWESFYSQDASDTEKGEVWRASFFGELELPWREYKVGPKMLDELHRCELYTVEAIRRALADARLLEREFARERTAVIMGGSEMGYDSRITHPFLWHLPQLMEAIQKAVDESGLPEEARRRILESSEKTFREVSHREFTRGTVSGMSLALGRACSLFDLKGPHFVVNSACSSVLLGLESAVNGLSLGDYDVALVGGTSPYLTPAPFVTFERMRLLTREAQPRPFDANASGTLLGEGTGFFVLRRLDDALKQGDSILGVIRGISGANDGRRGALISPPVEAQVTAAQRAYELAGYAPESVQYLECHANGVEFLEASELAAMGKVFSGHAPGGLTLGSTKNMVGYLLSASTLPGMVRTLMALKHQTLPAQAHVRELRDELRVEGAPFQVRSQPEPWKAPVGGVPRRAGINSLAMGGQAYHLTLEEYLPEYHAQLVASLGPPPKREPVAVVAYGALAPGAHDSDTFFENVMTKQDSIIRIPKERFDIDRYFGPEGVTGKIYCPLGGFVEDFTFDEKAFLIPPTLAVQLDRSHVFALTAAAEALRKTTAPQKAPKRTAVFMADMPGRLREREVELRIAYTEMDGLFRRVLQERGLAADAVDGLARRAEGNFKAHMAPMTPYTHAGYAGSSEATLIAHVYGFKGATGIYESTCASSLAAIEAGVANLQLGLADVVLAGGSFADLAPELYAINCTFRGMSGTGSRPFDADASGFIPGEGAGVVVLKRLEDAERDGDTILGLIKGIGSSSDGKGKSLLAPNPVGQELAVRRALERADVSPASIQYIECHGTATPVGDFTEISTYSQVMQGRAPGSVGIGSVKSMIGHLHSAAGVINLVKVLKSLEHKVMPPQLHCERPNPDIAWDSVPFEVITEPRAWAAPQDGGPRRAGVSAFGMGGTNYHLVVEEYRGRQDEEALSPETFPMVGAVLERTHASLTALRELRLETDPYLREHKVNGVAVLPGTFGMELMAEAASLLRPGLQVRGLESVRYHQAAKVWEGRSTRLLVEARAGDADALGRVAVTVQVDMELRPRADLPPLRRKLYTGTVLLGARRDVGEVTVEASTAALFSAEGRQDFGPFYNQGEEAYLGPRMQGCRQLRFVSATQQAAWVKEVGTSDLFSFTSTPRLRVSPLALDAINHAAGMTAYYSLESLVLPEGADSLRLHAPLPQGEEVAVLSTYLGMQEGVARLRVVAFHPRTRQVYVEVEGLRFSVLGHLGPVLKPFLDGRQKGMSGRV, via the coding sequence ATGACTTCGCACCCACAGTCCGCCACCCGGAAGTCCACGCCCATCGCCATCATCGGGGCCTCGTGCATGGTGGCGGGGACCGAAACGCCCGAGCAGCTCTGGCAGTACATCGTCGCGGGGACGCCCCGGTTCGCGCAGGTGCCCGGGTCGCGCTTCCGGTGGGAGAGCTTCTACAGCCAGGACGCGTCCGACACGGAGAAGGGCGAGGTGTGGAGGGCGTCCTTCTTCGGGGAGCTGGAGCTGCCCTGGCGTGAGTACAAGGTCGGGCCGAAGATGCTCGACGAGCTGCACCGGTGCGAGCTGTACACCGTGGAGGCCATCCGCCGCGCGCTGGCGGATGCGCGCCTGCTGGAGCGTGAGTTCGCCCGGGAGCGCACCGCCGTCATCATGGGCGGCTCGGAGATGGGCTACGACTCGCGCATCACCCATCCGTTCCTCTGGCACCTGCCGCAGTTGATGGAGGCCATCCAGAAGGCCGTCGATGAGTCCGGGCTCCCCGAGGAGGCGCGCCGTCGCATCCTGGAGTCCTCGGAGAAGACGTTCCGCGAGGTCAGCCACCGCGAGTTCACCCGAGGCACCGTGTCGGGCATGAGCCTGGCCCTGGGGCGCGCCTGCTCGCTGTTCGACTTGAAGGGCCCGCACTTCGTCGTGAACTCCGCGTGCTCGTCCGTGCTCCTGGGGTTGGAGAGCGCGGTCAACGGGCTCTCGCTGGGGGACTACGACGTCGCGCTGGTGGGAGGCACCAGCCCGTACCTGACGCCCGCGCCCTTCGTCACCTTCGAGCGCATGCGCCTGCTCACCCGCGAGGCGCAGCCCCGGCCCTTCGACGCCAACGCCTCCGGGACGCTGCTGGGCGAGGGCACGGGCTTCTTCGTGCTGCGGCGCCTGGACGACGCGCTGAAGCAGGGCGACTCCATCCTCGGCGTCATCCGCGGAATCAGCGGCGCGAACGATGGCCGCCGGGGCGCGTTGATCAGCCCGCCCGTGGAGGCGCAGGTCACCGCGGCCCAGCGGGCCTACGAGCTGGCGGGGTACGCGCCGGAGTCCGTGCAGTACCTGGAGTGCCACGCCAACGGGGTGGAGTTCCTGGAGGCCTCCGAGCTGGCTGCCATGGGCAAGGTGTTCAGCGGCCACGCGCCGGGCGGTCTCACCCTGGGCTCGACGAAGAACATGGTGGGCTACCTGCTGTCGGCCTCCACGCTGCCCGGCATGGTCCGCACGCTGATGGCGCTCAAGCACCAGACGCTGCCGGCCCAGGCGCACGTGCGCGAGTTGCGTGACGAGCTGCGCGTGGAGGGCGCGCCGTTCCAGGTGCGCTCCCAGCCTGAGCCGTGGAAGGCGCCCGTGGGTGGTGTCCCTCGCCGCGCCGGAATCAACTCCCTGGCGATGGGAGGACAGGCCTACCACCTCACGCTGGAGGAGTACCTGCCCGAGTACCACGCCCAGCTCGTCGCGAGCCTGGGTCCTCCGCCGAAGCGGGAGCCCGTCGCCGTCGTGGCGTACGGCGCCCTCGCTCCCGGCGCGCACGACAGCGACACGTTCTTCGAGAACGTGATGACAAAGCAGGACTCCATCATCCGGATTCCGAAGGAGCGCTTCGACATCGACCGGTACTTCGGGCCCGAGGGGGTGACGGGCAAGATTTATTGCCCGCTCGGCGGCTTCGTCGAGGACTTCACCTTCGACGAGAAGGCGTTCCTCATCCCGCCGACGCTGGCCGTCCAGCTGGACCGCTCGCACGTCTTCGCGCTGACGGCCGCCGCGGAGGCGCTCCGCAAGACGACGGCGCCCCAGAAGGCCCCCAAGCGGACGGCCGTTTTCATGGCGGACATGCCCGGCCGCCTGCGTGAGCGCGAGGTGGAGCTGCGCATCGCCTACACGGAGATGGATGGGTTGTTCCGCCGCGTGCTCCAGGAGCGCGGGCTGGCCGCTGACGCCGTCGATGGGCTCGCCCGTCGCGCGGAGGGGAACTTCAAGGCGCACATGGCGCCCATGACGCCGTATACGCACGCGGGCTACGCGGGCAGCTCCGAGGCCACGCTCATCGCCCATGTGTATGGGTTCAAGGGCGCCACCGGCATCTACGAGAGCACGTGTGCGTCCTCGCTGGCCGCCATCGAGGCGGGGGTGGCGAACCTCCAGCTGGGCCTGGCCGACGTCGTGCTCGCGGGCGGCTCCTTCGCGGACCTGGCGCCGGAGCTGTATGCCATCAACTGCACCTTCCGGGGCATGAGCGGAACCGGCAGCCGCCCCTTCGACGCGGACGCGTCCGGGTTCATCCCCGGTGAGGGCGCGGGCGTCGTCGTGCTCAAGCGACTGGAGGACGCGGAGCGGGACGGAGACACCATCCTCGGGCTCATCAAGGGCATCGGCTCCTCCAGTGACGGCAAGGGCAAGTCGCTGCTCGCGCCCAACCCGGTGGGCCAGGAGCTGGCGGTTCGCCGTGCGCTCGAGCGCGCCGACGTCTCCCCCGCGTCCATCCAGTACATCGAGTGCCACGGCACGGCGACGCCGGTGGGGGACTTCACGGAGATCTCCACCTACTCGCAGGTGATGCAGGGGCGCGCGCCGGGCTCGGTGGGCATCGGCTCGGTGAAGTCGATGATTGGCCACCTGCATTCGGCCGCGGGGGTCATCAATCTGGTCAAGGTCTTGAAGAGCCTGGAGCACAAGGTGATGCCGCCGCAGCTCCACTGTGAGCGCCCCAACCCGGACATCGCCTGGGACTCGGTGCCCTTCGAGGTCATCACCGAGCCTCGCGCCTGGGCTGCGCCCCAGGATGGCGGGCCGCGTCGGGCGGGCGTCAGCGCCTTCGGCATGGGCGGCACGAACTACCACCTGGTGGTGGAGGAGTACCGGGGGCGCCAGGACGAAGAGGCGCTGAGCCCCGAGACCTTCCCGATGGTGGGCGCGGTGCTGGAGCGCACCCATGCGTCGCTGACCGCGCTGCGCGAGCTGCGCCTGGAGACGGACCCGTACCTGCGCGAGCACAAGGTGAACGGCGTCGCCGTGCTGCCGGGGACCTTCGGCATGGAGCTGATGGCCGAGGCGGCCTCGTTGCTGCGGCCAGGGCTCCAGGTGAGGGGCTTGGAGTCGGTCCGCTACCACCAGGCCGCGAAGGTGTGGGAGGGCCGGAGCACTCGGCTGCTCGTGGAGGCGCGGGCAGGGGATGCGGATGCGCTCGGACGCGTGGCGGTGACGGTCCAGGTGGACATGGAGCTGCGGCCGCGCGCGGACCTGCCGCCTTTGCGACGCAAGCTCTACACGGGGACGGTACTGCTCGGCGCGCGGCGGGACGTGGGCGAAGTGACGGTGGAGGCCAGCACGGCGGCGCTCTTCTCGGCCGAGGGCCGTCAGGACTTCGGTCCGTTCTACAACCAGGGCGAGGAGGCCTACCTGGGGCCGCGCATGCAGGGCTGCCGTCAGCTCCGGTTCGTGTCGGCCACGCAGCAGGCGGCGTGGGTGAAGGAGGTGGGGACGAGCGACCTCTTCTCGTTCACGAGCACACCGCGCCTGCGGGTGTCACCGCTCGCGCTCGATGCCATCAACCACGCGGCGGGGATGACGGCGTACTACTCGTTGGAGTCGCTCGTCCTCCCGGAGGGGGCCGACAGCCTGCGGCTCCACGCTCCACTCCCACAGGGCGAGGAGGTCGCCGTCCTCAGCACGTACCTGGGGATGCAGGAGGGAGTCGCCAGGCTTCGCGTCGTCGCCTTCCATCCCCGGACTCGCCAGGTCTACGTCGAGGTCGAGGGCCTGCGCTTCAGTGTGCTGGGACATCTGGGCCCGGTGCTCAAGCCCTTCCTCGATGGTCGTCAGAAAGGAATGTCGGGACGGGTGTAG
- the fabD gene encoding ACP S-malonyltransferase gives MSDTAWAWLFPGQGSQKVGMGRKMLERSVAARRVFEEASDAIGEDLKRLCLEGPFERLTATENAQPAIVTVSVACLAELEERGLRPLVVVGHSVGEFSALVAAGCLPLSAAVRAVRKRGQLMASVTTPGGMLAVMGLDGGRLAELCHDAAREGVVVMAIHNSPRQFVLSGDRSVLERFKDVALSAGATECVLLDVSHAFHSPLMGQVEEAWKAVVAGLQLRMPRCPVLLNTTAKPVKTLVCIRRSLLTQITGPVLWTQCMQALVEQGVTRVLEVGDSKVVSSLARRTAPTLQTLTFLEPAVLAQLDAVAA, from the coding sequence ATGAGCGACACGGCGTGGGCGTGGCTGTTCCCGGGGCAGGGCTCCCAGAAGGTGGGGATGGGGCGGAAGATGCTGGAGCGCTCCGTCGCGGCCCGGCGGGTGTTCGAGGAGGCCTCGGACGCCATCGGCGAGGATTTGAAGCGGCTGTGCCTGGAGGGGCCGTTCGAGCGGCTGACGGCGACCGAGAACGCGCAGCCCGCCATCGTGACGGTGAGCGTGGCGTGCCTGGCGGAGCTGGAGGAGCGGGGGCTGAGGCCCTTGGTGGTGGTGGGGCACAGCGTGGGGGAGTTCTCCGCGCTGGTGGCGGCGGGGTGCCTGCCGCTGAGCGCGGCCGTTCGCGCGGTGCGCAAGCGTGGGCAGTTGATGGCGAGCGTGACGACGCCGGGCGGGATGCTGGCCGTGATGGGGCTGGACGGGGGGAGGCTGGCGGAGCTGTGTCACGACGCGGCGAGAGAGGGCGTGGTGGTGATGGCCATCCACAACAGCCCGAGGCAGTTCGTGTTGTCCGGGGACCGGAGTGTCCTGGAGCGGTTCAAGGACGTGGCCCTGTCGGCGGGGGCGACCGAGTGCGTGCTGTTGGACGTGAGCCACGCCTTCCACTCGCCGCTGATGGGGCAGGTGGAGGAGGCGTGGAAGGCCGTGGTGGCGGGCCTGCAGCTCCGGATGCCTCGATGCCCCGTGCTGCTCAACACGACCGCGAAGCCGGTGAAGACGCTGGTCTGCATCCGGCGCTCGCTGCTGACCCAAATCACGGGGCCGGTGCTGTGGACGCAGTGCATGCAGGCGCTCGTCGAGCAGGGAGTGACGCGCGTGCTGGAGGTGGGGGACAGCAAGGTCGTCTCGTCCCTCGCGCGGAGGACGGCGCCGACGCTCCAGACCCTGACGTTCCTGGAGCCTGCTGTCCTGGCTCAGCTGGACGCCGTGGCCGCCTGA
- a CDS encoding fumarylacetoacetate hydrolase family protein, whose translation MRIASILVKGEPALGVRTPRGMLNVTALDAGVGTSLRGLLERGPDVLTDLARHVAGAPVLSDEEFTYRPLVPEPSKFLCLGLNYVAHAAEATYEAPKYPVVFSRVASGLLGHGEPMVVPACSSQLDYEAELAVVVGRPGRHIPKERALEWVAGYTLFNDGSIRDYQKRTHQWTVGKNFDATGPLGPELVTPDELPAGARGLRIQMRVNGEVLQDASTSDMIFDVATVLADLSVAMTLQPGDVIAMGTPSGVGAARNPPRFLREGDVCEVIVEGVGVLKNPVVRSP comes from the coding sequence ATGCGGATTGCATCGATTCTGGTGAAGGGTGAGCCCGCGTTGGGTGTGCGCACGCCCCGGGGAATGCTCAACGTGACGGCGCTCGACGCGGGGGTCGGCACCTCGTTGCGAGGGCTGCTCGAGCGAGGCCCCGACGTGCTGACGGACCTGGCCCGGCATGTCGCGGGGGCGCCGGTGCTCAGCGACGAGGAGTTCACCTATCGGCCGCTCGTCCCGGAGCCGAGCAAGTTCCTGTGCCTGGGGCTCAACTACGTCGCCCACGCGGCGGAGGCCACGTACGAGGCCCCGAAGTATCCGGTGGTCTTCTCCCGCGTGGCGTCGGGCCTGCTGGGCCACGGCGAGCCGATGGTGGTGCCCGCCTGTTCGAGCCAGCTCGACTACGAGGCGGAGCTGGCGGTGGTGGTGGGGCGCCCGGGTCGGCACATCCCCAAGGAGCGCGCGCTGGAGTGGGTCGCGGGCTACACGCTCTTCAACGACGGCTCGATTCGCGACTACCAGAAGCGCACCCACCAGTGGACGGTGGGAAAGAACTTCGACGCCACCGGCCCGCTGGGGCCCGAGCTCGTCACCCCCGACGAGCTGCCCGCGGGCGCGCGGGGCCTGCGCATCCAGATGCGGGTCAACGGTGAGGTCCTCCAGGACGCGAGCACCTCGGACATGATCTTCGACGTCGCCACCGTCCTCGCCGACCTCTCCGTGGCGATGACGCTCCAGCCCGGCGACGTCATCGCCATGGGCACGCCGAGCGGGGTGGGCGCCGCGCGCAACCCTCCTCGCTTCCTGCGCGAGGGTGACGTGTGTGAGGTCATCGTCGAAGGCGTGGGCGTGCTGAAGAACCCCGTCGTCCGCTCGCCGTGA
- a CDS encoding response regulator transcription factor — translation MDSQGPILVVEDDPPIAAGIVRGLKLAGFQVTLATDGYLALEAAQKEPPALVVLDLNLPGPDGFALLEAWHHRLHVPIIVLSARQELEARLRSFGLGAADYLAKPFWMEELLARIRARLRLPDTNARRVLAWADVRVDLDARSVSREDQGLVPLTRHELDVLLYLVERPGRALTREQIADQALPLNEERDARTVDSHVARIRKKLGPAGARLRTAWGIGYRFDLEDAP, via the coding sequence ATGGATTCGCAAGGCCCCATCCTGGTCGTGGAGGACGACCCTCCCATCGCCGCGGGCATCGTCCGCGGGCTCAAGCTCGCGGGCTTCCAGGTGACGCTCGCCACCGACGGCTACCTGGCGCTGGAGGCCGCCCAGAAGGAGCCTCCCGCGCTGGTGGTGCTGGACCTGAACCTGCCGGGCCCCGACGGCTTCGCGCTGCTCGAGGCCTGGCACCATCGGCTCCATGTCCCCATCATCGTCCTGTCCGCGCGGCAGGAGCTGGAGGCGCGGCTGCGCTCGTTCGGACTGGGCGCGGCGGACTATCTGGCCAAGCCCTTCTGGATGGAGGAGCTGCTCGCGCGCATCCGCGCCCGGCTCCGGCTGCCGGACACGAACGCGCGCCGGGTGCTGGCGTGGGCGGACGTGCGCGTCGACCTGGATGCGCGCTCCGTCAGCCGGGAGGACCAGGGGCTGGTGCCGTTGACGCGGCACGAGCTGGACGTGCTCCTGTACCTGGTCGAGCGCCCCGGCCGCGCGCTCACCCGCGAGCAGATCGCCGACCAGGCCCTGCCCCTCAACGAGGAGCGCGACGCGCGGACGGTGGACTCCCACGTGGCGCGCATCCGCAAGAAGCTGGGCCCCGCCGGCGCGCGGCTGCGCACCGCGTGGGGCATCGGCTACCGCTTCGACCTGGAGGACGCGCCTTGA
- a CDS encoding polysaccharide deacetylase family protein, whose product MSLLTLSFDNGPDPVVTPRVLDLLASHAIPAWFFVLGKHLGSDEGRQLVVRARDEGHRVGNHSFSHATPLGEDPRPDAVEAEIGATDALLAPLVPAAKWFRPFGGGGKLGPHLLSPRAVEHLVRHQYTCALWNSVPGDWLDVKGWPEKALEDCAAKSHTLMVLHDIPEACLDGLDGFLRRARAMGVRFTQECPPECLPIVDGRIVRDLTGLVAGG is encoded by the coding sequence GTGAGCCTGCTCACGCTGTCGTTCGACAACGGGCCGGACCCCGTGGTGACGCCACGGGTGCTCGACCTGCTGGCGTCGCACGCCATCCCCGCGTGGTTCTTCGTGCTGGGCAAGCACCTGGGGTCGGACGAGGGCCGCCAGCTCGTGGTCCGCGCGCGGGACGAGGGCCACCGGGTGGGGAACCACTCCTTCTCCCACGCCACGCCGCTCGGCGAGGACCCGCGTCCCGACGCGGTAGAGGCGGAGATTGGCGCCACGGACGCGCTGCTCGCGCCCCTGGTCCCCGCGGCGAAGTGGTTCCGGCCCTTCGGCGGTGGCGGCAAGCTGGGGCCGCACCTGTTGAGCCCTCGCGCCGTCGAGCACCTGGTCCGTCACCAGTACACGTGCGCGCTCTGGAACAGCGTTCCCGGGGACTGGCTGGATGTGAAGGGCTGGCCCGAGAAGGCGCTCGAGGACTGCGCCGCGAAGTCTCACACCCTGATGGTGTTGCACGACATCCCGGAGGCCTGCCTGGACGGGCTCGATGGGTTCCTCCGCCGGGCCCGGGCGATGGGCGTGCGGTTCACCCAGGAGTGTCCTCCGGAGTGTCTGCCCATCGTCGACGGACGCATCGTGCGGGACCTCACGGGGCTCGTCGCGGGCGGCTGA